From Gimesia panareensis, the proteins below share one genomic window:
- a CDS encoding sterol desaturase family protein, producing MLSEFSASEILSLLYFSTPVVLLGLLWSWESWAAFKPFSGKSRYRHALHNLSLAVLNSLLLGLLFGTIVEETSRWTLAHQWGLLYQLPLSPLWQTLFAILLLDAWMFCWHWANHQIPFLWRFHRMHHSDPHMDVSTATRFHWGELGISTLLRLLLIPLLGLQSWQLVLYGILVFLSTQLHHANISLGRADRFYRWLFVSPDMHKIHHSRIPQETNSNYSTIFSLWDRLARTYRMRLDLKTIDFGLPHFDQPQWQTLLGMWKTPFIRPPVLPGEQDQEST from the coding sequence ATGCTTTCCGAATTCTCAGCCTCCGAAATCCTCTCGCTGCTTTATTTCAGCACACCCGTTGTGTTGCTGGGATTGCTCTGGAGTTGGGAAAGCTGGGCTGCCTTCAAACCGTTCTCCGGAAAAAGCCGCTATCGACATGCACTGCATAATCTGTCGCTGGCGGTCCTGAATTCACTGCTGCTCGGCCTCCTGTTCGGCACAATCGTCGAAGAGACCTCCCGCTGGACGCTCGCGCACCAGTGGGGACTGCTTTATCAACTGCCCCTCTCCCCTTTGTGGCAGACCCTCTTCGCGATCCTGCTGCTCGATGCCTGGATGTTCTGCTGGCACTGGGCAAACCACCAGATTCCCTTTCTCTGGCGGTTTCATCGGATGCATCACAGTGATCCTCATATGGATGTTTCCACCGCCACCCGCTTTCACTGGGGCGAACTGGGAATCTCGACACTGCTGCGTCTGCTGTTGATCCCGTTACTGGGACTGCAATCCTGGCAACTCGTCCTGTACGGCATTCTGGTCTTCCTCTCCACACAACTGCACCATGCCAATATTTCACTGGGAAGGGCAGACCGTTTCTACCGCTGGCTGTTTGTCTCTCCCGACATGCATAAGATCCACCACTCACGAATCCCGCAGGAAACGAACTCCAATTACTCCACAATCTTCTCGCTCTGGGACCGTCTGGCACGTACCTACCGGATGCGATTGGACCTCAAAACCATCGATTTCGGCCTGCCTCACTTCGATCAGCCCCAGTGGCAGACCCTGCTCGGCATGTGGAAAACGCCCTTTATCAGGCCTCCTGTCCTGCCAGGTGAACAGGATCAGGAATCGACATAA
- a CDS encoding cold-shock protein, whose translation MSEGTIKRLTDKGFGFIDDGTGKDVFFHSSALSEARYDELSEGQKVSFNIGQGPKGPRAENVRVL comes from the coding sequence ATGTCAGAAGGAACCATTAAACGACTCACAGACAAAGGCTTTGGCTTCATCGACGATGGCACCGGCAAAGATGTCTTCTTTCACAGCTCCGCACTCTCAGAAGCCCGCTACGACGAGCTCTCTGAAGGCCAGAAGGTCTCGTTCAACATCGGACAGGGCCCCAAAGGACCTCGCGCTGAAAACGTACGCGTGCTCTGA
- a CDS encoding flagellar basal body P-ring protein FlgI, which yields MRYLKFSVLSGMALFAVAMFFLSQTIQGFLASDSQDQQVAGVPDLDPTLSEPAPFPDLNLDFPAGTLPESSSAEEKTEMTAPPAPKASSSGQDPASVKLANATQSETELPAGINLLLLSKTTREQRTRLIEELLRLDADLVQQVVMNHSPQNPPQSKIKTVQQVSLTGPTTSQTVSAGYALPGQPVQMNQPEPTVLIQKDAPTQIIASYRGATLKTQGKPLQSGKLHQKIQIVPQHANLLFSATVLSQNLVALDLPGELPPPETTPAAPAVKLSQMGEFQPAEIIKLTGEGLVVGLNGTGDRNISPDAIRALKSSIAAMKINLQAIKSPLQAGNLANVTITAYIPSQGVQPGQQIECYVNAVSPEVNLSGGYLLPTAVAVQGSKLNRADALVVGPVQTDRTQNKSQGLIENGAQIRSSLTPRLVTGQGIPHLKFFLNAAVYDPNTGRQVVQQINRFLAANMVRTSKAMLQSSGLVMISLPDENPAYAQQLATQLLNVEISQQPAGNTDQPPEVIIDNASARIQTRGTVFLQPARLKFPDLMLEISPSTQTGATRLEDLLALLQQLQIPRQQQVSMLRALQQQGKINANYHEQ from the coding sequence ATGCGCTATTTAAAATTCTCCGTACTCTCAGGAATGGCCCTGTTCGCAGTCGCCATGTTTTTCCTTTCCCAAACCATTCAGGGATTCCTTGCTTCAGACAGTCAGGATCAGCAGGTCGCCGGTGTACCGGACCTGGACCCGACACTTTCTGAACCAGCCCCCTTCCCCGACCTGAATCTGGATTTTCCTGCCGGCACGCTACCCGAATCTTCCAGCGCGGAAGAGAAAACGGAGATGACAGCGCCTCCTGCTCCCAAAGCGTCCTCGTCTGGACAGGATCCGGCATCAGTCAAACTGGCGAACGCAACTCAGTCAGAGACAGAGTTGCCCGCTGGAATCAATCTGTTACTGCTCTCGAAAACGACCAGAGAACAACGGACCCGTTTAATTGAAGAGCTCCTGCGACTGGACGCCGATCTCGTTCAGCAGGTCGTCATGAATCACAGCCCGCAGAATCCCCCTCAGTCAAAAATCAAAACCGTCCAGCAGGTCTCTTTGACAGGTCCCACAACGTCACAGACCGTCTCTGCCGGCTATGCACTGCCGGGCCAGCCCGTTCAAATGAACCAGCCAGAGCCAACAGTCCTGATTCAAAAAGACGCCCCCACGCAGATTATCGCCAGCTATCGCGGTGCCACTCTCAAAACTCAAGGTAAACCACTGCAAAGTGGTAAACTGCATCAGAAAATCCAGATCGTTCCCCAACATGCCAACCTGCTGTTTTCTGCAACCGTTTTAAGTCAGAATCTGGTGGCCCTGGATCTGCCAGGAGAACTTCCTCCTCCCGAGACCACACCGGCAGCCCCCGCAGTGAAGCTGTCTCAGATGGGAGAATTTCAACCAGCAGAAATCATCAAGCTCACCGGAGAGGGACTGGTCGTTGGCTTAAACGGGACGGGAGATCGTAATATTTCGCCCGATGCCATCCGGGCTCTCAAATCGTCCATCGCCGCCATGAAAATCAATCTGCAGGCAATTAAATCGCCTTTACAGGCCGGTAATCTCGCCAACGTTACGATTACTGCATACATCCCCAGCCAGGGCGTGCAGCCAGGGCAACAGATCGAATGCTACGTCAATGCTGTCAGCCCGGAAGTCAACTTAAGTGGCGGCTATCTGCTGCCGACCGCTGTCGCCGTCCAGGGTTCAAAACTCAACCGGGCCGACGCACTTGTTGTCGGTCCCGTGCAGACCGACCGTACCCAGAACAAGTCTCAGGGACTGATTGAAAACGGTGCCCAGATCCGTTCGTCCCTCACCCCGCGTCTGGTGACCGGGCAGGGAATTCCGCATCTTAAATTCTTCCTGAATGCAGCCGTCTACGATCCCAATACCGGTCGACAGGTGGTACAACAGATCAATCGCTTTCTGGCCGCGAACATGGTCAGAACTTCCAAAGCCATGCTGCAGTCCTCGGGACTGGTCATGATCTCACTCCCCGATGAGAACCCTGCCTATGCACAGCAACTCGCGACACAATTGCTGAATGTTGAAATCTCACAGCAGCCTGCAGGCAATACTGACCAGCCGCCGGAAGTCATCATCGATAATGCCTCTGCCCGGATCCAGACACGCGGCACTGTATTTCTGCAACCGGCGCGTCTCAAGTTTCCGGACCTGATGCTGGAAATTTCCCCTTCCACTCAGACCGGAGCTACCCGGCTCGAAGACCTGCTGGCACTGCTGCAGCAGTTGCAGATCCCCCGCCAACAACAGGTGTCTATGTTGAGAGCACTTCAGCAACAGGGCAAAATCAACGCCAATTATCATGAGCAGTAA
- a CDS encoding TadE/TadG family type IV pilus assembly protein, with protein MKRNGLSTWDRNQPKRPADLKHRRGSVLLEFILAFPIILMLSLAIIEFGFYTLLQQSITAAAIEGTRKAAQVGATKNDIGNLIQQYVAVNSLDLSVGTQPASSGQGDVFVSIQDGTTTLSTTMGNSDIPCSPVGPPPSDGSTWPAEIKVTICVNLTDTNGTFPIPNLLYLFGFSLSGKQLEISAMTVLE; from the coding sequence ATGAAACGCAACGGGCTCTCAACCTGGGATAGAAATCAGCCGAAACGGCCAGCGGACCTGAAACACCGCCGGGGATCGGTCCTGCTCGAATTCATTCTGGCCTTCCCGATCATTCTGATGCTCTCGCTGGCGATCATTGAATTCGGCTTCTACACACTGCTGCAACAGAGCATCACCGCCGCTGCGATCGAAGGCACCCGGAAAGCAGCTCAAGTCGGTGCCACCAAAAATGATATCGGCAATCTGATTCAGCAGTACGTCGCTGTCAATTCGTTAGACCTCTCTGTGGGAACACAACCCGCGAGTAGCGGTCAAGGCGATGTCTTCGTCTCGATTCAGGATGGGACTACGACACTCAGTACAACCATGGGAAATTCGGACATTCCCTGCTCCCCGGTCGGGCCGCCTCCCTCCGACGGGTCGACCTGGCCGGCAGAAATCAAGGTCACCATCTGCGTCAATTTAACCGATACGAATGGTACATTCCCCATCCCTAACCTTTTGTATCTCTTTGGCTTTTCGCTTTCGGGAAAACAGCTTGAAATCAGCGCGATGACCGTACTAGAGTAA
- a CDS encoding TadE/TadG family type IV pilus assembly protein yields MQILSKKTEGLLPKRSGVVVLELILTAPIFLMIMLAVVEISLVYTVIEQTAFASRYAAKITSETSSGTLDDLNIDTAPLAALKSNVDRVLRVGGIPLGSCRLILQHNVLTGGTVEEYDYPSTPVAGCDCGPPSTTLPSVTGASATDSVRTTVCVKLDGNIPDFLSGLGFSIQNYVVEESTTYIYEL; encoded by the coding sequence GTGCAAATACTCAGTAAAAAGACTGAGGGCCTGCTGCCTAAGCGATCCGGGGTCGTCGTGCTGGAGTTGATCCTGACGGCGCCGATTTTCCTGATGATCATGCTGGCGGTTGTTGAAATTTCGCTGGTTTATACAGTGATTGAACAGACAGCTTTCGCCAGCCGCTATGCAGCCAAGATCACCTCCGAAACATCGAGTGGAACGCTCGACGATTTAAATATCGATACCGCTCCCTTGGCAGCACTGAAATCCAATGTGGATCGAGTTCTCCGGGTGGGCGGCATTCCCCTGGGAAGTTGCCGCCTCATTCTGCAACATAATGTTTTAACGGGGGGAACGGTAGAGGAATATGATTATCCGAGTACTCCCGTGGCAGGCTGCGACTGTGGTCCACCCAGTACCACATTACCTTCCGTGACAGGGGCTTCTGCCACTGATTCCGTACGAACGACAGTCTGTGTCAAGCTGGATGGCAATATCCCCGATTTTCTCTCGGGCCTGGGATTTTCCATTCAGAACTACGTTGTGGAAGAATCCACAACATACATTTATGAGCTATGA
- a CDS encoding ArnT family glycosyltransferase, with protein MIEGDADGYWRLAQTIVHGEEYSIYTPPRRVLRMPGFPLVLAGAMSVVGEDHFRVRLVLALSGMVACYLVYLLGKELTNETTGLIAAGLTAVSPVMAGFSILFLSETIFAIAMLISLWVLVRLWNINWGDNDRLRGSLWSALAGVTLAAAFYVRPSWLLILPIVVVLMFWGAKGHRVRALERAAVLILGFIVTLVPWVYRNFQVTGHFVPTTLWAGPSLYDGLNPQATGDSDMTFFDRDRVMLRMSEYEMNRYYTQQAVEYARQHPGHVVELMGAKLLRYWKPWPNAPQFRSLWMMAAVSVVFLPVLLLAVYGAWISRQQVLLLLITVGPILYFSLIHLVFVSSLRYRLPAEYSLYILSAVGLTAIFGTAFNKEKINS; from the coding sequence GTGATTGAAGGTGACGCAGACGGCTACTGGAGGCTGGCTCAAACGATCGTGCACGGCGAGGAGTATTCGATTTATACGCCTCCCCGACGTGTACTGAGAATGCCTGGCTTTCCTCTGGTTCTGGCCGGTGCCATGTCGGTCGTGGGCGAAGATCATTTTCGTGTGCGACTGGTGCTGGCACTGTCCGGCATGGTTGCCTGCTACCTGGTGTATTTACTGGGAAAAGAACTGACGAATGAAACCACGGGGCTCATCGCGGCCGGGCTGACTGCAGTCTCGCCGGTGATGGCCGGGTTCAGCATTTTATTTTTGAGCGAAACCATTTTTGCGATTGCGATGCTGATTTCGCTGTGGGTGCTGGTCAGATTATGGAACATCAACTGGGGAGACAATGATCGATTACGAGGCAGCCTCTGGTCCGCTCTGGCGGGCGTGACTCTGGCGGCTGCCTTTTATGTGCGACCGAGCTGGTTGTTAATCCTGCCAATCGTTGTCGTCCTGATGTTCTGGGGAGCGAAAGGGCATCGTGTCCGTGCTCTGGAACGAGCGGCGGTTTTGATTCTGGGATTTATAGTGACGCTGGTGCCGTGGGTCTATCGGAATTTCCAGGTCACCGGACATTTTGTGCCGACAACGCTCTGGGCGGGACCGAGCCTGTACGATGGTTTGAATCCCCAGGCAACCGGCGACAGTGATATGACGTTTTTTGATCGAGATCGAGTGATGCTGCGCATGAGTGAGTACGAAATGAATCGCTACTACACACAACAGGCAGTGGAATATGCGCGCCAGCATCCCGGTCACGTGGTGGAGCTGATGGGCGCCAAGCTGCTGCGTTACTGGAAACCCTGGCCCAATGCACCCCAGTTCCGATCGTTGTGGATGATGGCCGCGGTATCAGTCGTCTTCCTGCCGGTCCTGCTGCTGGCTGTGTATGGTGCGTGGATTTCCCGACAGCAGGTGTTACTGCTGCTGATCACGGTTGGTCCCATCCTGTACTTTTCCCTGATTCATCTGGTGTTTGTGAGTTCGCTCCGGTATCGGCTGCCGGCGGAATACAGCTTGTATATTCTGTCCGCTGTCGGGCTGACTGCTATATTCGGAACTGCTTTTAATAAGGAAAAAATCAACTCGTGA
- a CDS encoding DEAD/DEAH box helicase, giving the protein MKTFKEINLIAPIQRALVEENYETPTPIQAQTIPAALQGHDILGCAQTGTGKTAALALPILNHLGKNNRKATPHRPLALVLAPTRELAIQIGDSFDAYGRHLKLRQLLVYGGVSQKNQVKGLSRGAHILVATPGRLLDLINQGEIHLNQLEIFVLDEADRMLDMGFLPDLKKIISHLPEKRQSLFFSATLAPKIQELAKRLLKNPVSVNVTPKQTSVEKIQQQLIYVERNGKQPMLQKILADSAVDRALVFMRTKRTANMLSKRLTQTGIRSVAIHGNKSQAARQQALEAFRSRKVQVLVATDVAARGIDIEGITHVINFDLPVEPEAYVHRIGRTGRAGAEGIAISFCSDSERRELRAIEKLIGQKVPVSKEHRLPKSMKTKKEAEIEPNSRQRNNDKNQRSTTENETGSRKRYQRSRAARAAAKAAASRPQQEPKRTKWRRLKSRAKQTS; this is encoded by the coding sequence TTGAAAACATTTAAAGAGATTAATTTGATTGCACCAATCCAGCGTGCACTGGTCGAAGAAAATTACGAAACTCCGACTCCCATTCAGGCCCAGACCATTCCGGCAGCCCTCCAAGGGCACGATATTCTCGGATGCGCGCAGACTGGAACAGGAAAAACAGCGGCCCTCGCCTTACCCATTCTCAATCATCTGGGAAAAAACAATCGTAAGGCAACGCCCCATCGTCCTCTGGCACTGGTCCTGGCTCCCACACGGGAACTGGCCATTCAGATCGGCGACAGCTTCGACGCCTACGGCAGACACCTCAAGCTGCGTCAGTTGCTGGTTTATGGTGGTGTCAGCCAGAAAAATCAGGTAAAAGGCCTGAGTCGGGGTGCTCACATTCTGGTCGCGACACCGGGGCGCTTACTCGACCTGATCAATCAGGGAGAGATTCACCTGAACCAGCTGGAAATCTTTGTCCTGGACGAAGCAGATCGCATGCTCGACATGGGCTTTCTGCCGGATCTGAAGAAAATAATCAGCCATCTGCCGGAGAAACGACAGTCACTGTTCTTCTCGGCAACACTGGCTCCCAAAATTCAGGAACTGGCAAAACGACTGTTAAAAAACCCGGTCAGTGTGAATGTTACTCCGAAACAGACGAGCGTTGAAAAGATCCAGCAGCAGTTAATCTACGTGGAACGCAACGGCAAGCAGCCAATGCTGCAGAAGATTCTCGCTGATTCCGCCGTGGATCGGGCACTGGTCTTTATGCGAACCAAACGTACCGCTAACATGCTGTCGAAACGGCTGACGCAAACCGGCATCCGCTCAGTTGCCATTCACGGCAATAAATCTCAGGCTGCCCGTCAGCAGGCTCTGGAGGCCTTCCGCAGCAGAAAGGTGCAGGTGCTCGTCGCCACGGATGTGGCGGCCCGCGGCATCGATATTGAAGGCATCACACATGTCATCAACTTTGATCTCCCGGTCGAGCCCGAAGCCTACGTGCATCGTATTGGTCGTACAGGGCGTGCTGGTGCGGAGGGCATCGCGATTTCTTTCTGCAGCGACAGCGAACGACGCGAACTGCGGGCCATCGAAAAACTGATCGGTCAGAAAGTTCCCGTCTCCAAAGAACACCGGCTGCCCAAATCGATGAAAACGAAAAAGGAAGCCGAAATCGAGCCGAACTCCAGACAGCGAAACAACGACAAAAACCAGCGATCAACGACTGAAAACGAAACCGGCTCACGGAAACGCTACCAACGTTCGCGTGCTGCCAGAGCCGCGGCCAAAGCGGCTGCCAGCAGACCCCAACAGGAACCGAAACGCACGAAGTGGCGCCGACTCAAATCACGCGCAAAACAAACGAGTTGA